A part of Aegilops tauschii subsp. strangulata cultivar AL8/78 chromosome 2, Aet v6.0, whole genome shotgun sequence genomic DNA contains:
- the LOC109747212 gene encoding uncharacterized protein, which produces MVARHTWLLPPVLAVCLAVALLAADASAPLHLEALLAFKKAVTADPLGALSGWTVGAGDAVRGGVPRHCNWTGVACDGAGRVTSIQLLQTQLQGALTPFLGNISTLQLLDLTENAFTGGIPPQLGRLGELQQLILAENGFAGGIPQELGDLGSLQLLDLGNNSLSGGIPSSLCNCSAMWALGLDTNNLTGQIPSCIGDLDKLQIFEAFMTNLDGELPPSFAKLTQMKSLDLSANKLSGSIPPEIGNFSHLWILQLVENRFSGPIPSELGRCKNLTRLNIYSNRFTGAIPRELGELVNLEELRLYDNALSSEIPSSLGRCTKLVSLGLSKNRLTGSIPPELGELRSLQTLTLHDNRLTGTVPTSLTNLVNLTYLSLSNNSLSGRLPENIGALRNLRKLIIHSNSLSGPIPVSIANCTLLSNASMSSNELTGHLPAGLGQLQGLVFFSVGNNSLNGSIPKDLLHCVNLRTLVLASNNFTGGLW; this is translated from the coding sequence ATGGTGGCTCGTCACACTTGGCTGCTGCCGCCCGTTCTCGCTGTATGCCTGGCGGTGGCATTGCTCGCGGCGGACGCGTCGGCACCCTTGCACCTCGAGGCGCTGCTGGCGTTCAAGAAGGCCGTCACCGCCGACCCGCTGGGCGCGCTGTCCGGCTGGACGGTGGGGGCTGGCGACGCCGTCCGCGGCGGGGTGCCGCGGCACTGCAACTGGACCGGCGTCGCCTGCGACGGCGCGGGCCGCGTCACGTCCATCCAGCTGCTCCAGACCCAGCTCCAGGGCGCGCTCACGCCGTTCCTCGGCAACATCTCCACGCTCCAGCTCCTCGACCTCACCGAGAACGCCTTCACCGGCGGCATCCCGCCGCAACTCGGCCGCCTCGGCGAGCTCCAGCAGCTCATCCTCGCCGAGAACGGCTTCGCCGGAGGCATTCCCCAGGAGCTCGGCGACCTGGGGAGCCTGCAGCTCCTGGACCTCGGCAACAATTCCCTCAGCGGCGGCATCCCGAGCAGCCTCTGCAACTGCTCGGCGATGTGGGCGCTCGGCCTGGACACCAACAACCTCACCGGCCAAATCCCGTCTTGCATCGGCGATCTCGACAAGCTCCAGATATTCGAGGCCTTTATGACCAATCTCGACGGCGAGCTTCCGCCGTCATTCGCCAAGCTCACGCAGATGAAGTCGCTGGACCTCAGCGCCAACAAGCTGTCCGGCTCGATCCCGCCGGAGATCGGGAACTTCTCGCACCTCTGGATTCTTCAGCTGGTGGAAAACCGCTTCTCCGGACCAATCCCGTCGGAGCTCGGCCGCTGCAAGAACCTCACCAGGCTCAACATATACAGCAACCGATTCACCGGCGCCATCCCTCGCGAGCTTGGGGAGCTCGTGAACCTGGAGGAGTTGCGCCTGTACGACAACGCGCTGTCGTCCGAGATCCCGAGCTCGCTGGGGCGGTGCACGAAGCTAGTATCGCTTGGGCTGTCCAAGAACCGGCTGACCGGCTCGATCCCGCCGGAGCTTGGCGAGCTCCGGTCGCTCCAGACGCTGACGCTCCATGATAACCGGCTCACCGGCACGGTTCCGACATCTCTGACGAATCTTGTCAACCTGACATACCTGTCGCTCAGCAACAACTCCCTGTCTGGCCGGCTGCCGGAGAACATCGGGGCGCTCCGGAATCTCCGGAAGCTCATCATCCACAGCAACTCGCTGTCCGGCCCAATTCCGGTGAGCATAGCCAACTGCACGTTGCTGTCCAACGCGAGCATGTCATCAAACGAGTTGACAGGGCACCTGCCTGCTGGGCTTGGCCAGCTACAGGGCCTCGTGTTCTTTTCAGTGGGCAACAACTCGCTGAACGGAAGTATACCGAAGGACCTGCTCCACTGCGTCAACCTCCGCACTCTGGTCCTAGCAAGCAACAACTTCACCGGTGGGCTGTGGTAG